From the genome of Coriobacteriia bacterium:
CGAGCTTCTTGAGCAGCTCCTGGGGTTCAGGCGCCTCAGGGGCCACATCGATGGCCTTTCGGATATGCTCCGACGCCTTCAGGTAGTTCTTCTCGCGCAGATAATACTCGCCGGCCTGGTAGTTGGCCTGGCTGAAGTTGGGGTCGAACGCCAGCGAGTACTCGACGTTCTTTATCGCGGAAGCGCTGTCGCCGAGCCCGTCGAAGGCCCGCGCCAGCAGCAGGTACGTATCTGAAGCGTCCCTGCGAATGCGCAGAGCCTCCTTGAAGTACCCGACTGACTGCTCGTAGTCCTTGTCGTCGAGCGCCATCTTGCCGAGGTTGTAGAGCGCAAGCTCGCGCTTCGCATCGGTGTTCCGCGTAGCCGCGGCATCGGTCAGCGTGACCACCTGCTTGAAGTACTTGATCGCCTCGGTCTTCTCGTTGTTGATCATGGCCACCAGACCAAGATCGAGGTAGGCGCCGGGGTGTTTCTCGTCGATCTTGATAGCGGCGTTGAGCTGCTCAATCGCCTTCTGGTACTGGCCAGCAGCTGCATAGGCCTCTCCCAGACGGACGCGATTGGGCGCGTTGTTGGGCTGGGCCCTGACGATCTTCTCGTACGCCGCAACGACCCGCA
Proteins encoded in this window:
- a CDS encoding tetratricopeptide repeat protein, encoding MTSQRLTTILRVAVATLAAAVIGVVAVFAYNIYLDRQAAIQSTPALRVVAAYEKIVRAQPNNAPNRVRLGEAYAAAGQYQKAIEQLNAAIKIDEKHPGAYLDLGLVAMINNEKTEAIKYFKQVVTLTDAAATRNTDAKRELALYNLGKMALDDKDYEQSVGYFKEALRIRRDASDTYLLLARAFDGLGDSASAIKNVEYSLAFDPNFSQANYQAGEYYLREKNYLKASEHIRKAIDVAPEAPEPQELLKKLGTAEAWVAKVNDQRGTDPAEALTSVKIARRIDPESAAIAVLHGQVLERLGKQEEALVTYKEALKLDTSNAKAKAAIKRLEAEKPKKTE